In the genome of Ensifer adhaerens, one region contains:
- a CDS encoding translation elongation factor 1A (EF-1A/EF-Tu), with translation MAKGKFERNKPHVNIGTIGHVDHGKTSLTAAITKYFGEFKAYDQIDAAPEEKARGITISTAHVEYETANRHYAHVDCPGHADYVKNMITGAAQMDGAILVCSAADGPMPQTREHILLARQVGVPAIVVFLNKVDQVDDAELLELVELEVRELLSSYDFPGDDIPIVKGSALAALEDSNKTIGEDAIRELMAQVDAYIPTPERPIDQPFLMPIEDVFSISGRGTVVTGRVERGIVKVGEEIEIVGIRPTTKTTCTGVEMFRKLLDQGQAGDNIGALLRGVDRNGVERGQILCKPGSVKPHKKFKAEAYILTKEEGGRHTPFFTNYRPQFYFRTTDVTGIVTLPEGTEMVMPGDNVTVDVELIVPIAMEEKLRFAIREGGRTVGAGIVASIVE, from the coding sequence ATGGCAAAAGGTAAATTCGAGCGCAATAAGCCGCACGTCAACATTGGCACGATCGGTCACGTTGACCATGGCAAGACGTCTCTGACGGCTGCGATCACGAAGTATTTCGGCGAGTTCAAGGCGTATGACCAGATCGACGCCGCTCCGGAAGAAAAGGCACGCGGCATCACCATCTCGACGGCCCACGTCGAGTATGAGACTGCCAACCGTCACTACGCTCACGTTGACTGCCCCGGCCACGCCGACTACGTCAAGAACATGATCACCGGTGCTGCCCAGATGGACGGCGCGATCCTGGTTTGCTCGGCTGCCGACGGCCCGATGCCGCAGACGCGCGAACACATCCTGCTCGCTCGCCAGGTTGGCGTTCCGGCCATCGTTGTCTTCCTCAACAAGGTTGACCAGGTTGACGACGCTGAACTCCTGGAACTCGTCGAACTCGAAGTTCGCGAACTCCTGTCGTCCTACGACTTCCCGGGCGACGATATCCCGATCGTCAAGGGCTCGGCTCTTGCTGCTCTCGAAGACTCGAACAAGACGATCGGCGAAGACGCGATCCGCGAGCTGATGGCTCAGGTTGACGCCTACATCCCGACGCCGGAACGTCCGATCGACCAGCCGTTCCTGATGCCGATCGAAGACGTGTTCTCGATCTCGGGCCGTGGTACGGTTGTGACGGGTCGCGTTGAGCGCGGTATCGTCAAGGTCGGCGAAGAAATCGAAATCGTCGGCATCCGTCCGACGACGAAGACGACCTGCACGGGCGTTGAAATGTTCCGCAAGCTGCTCGACCAGGGCCAGGCAGGCGACAACATCGGCGCACTGCTGCGCGGCGTTGACCGTAACGGCGTTGAGCGTGGCCAGATTCTCTGCAAGCCGGGTTCGGTCAAGCCGCACAAGAAGTTCAAGGCCGAAGCCTACATCCTGACGAAGGAAGAAGGCGGCCGTCATACGCCGTTCTTCACGAACTATCGTCCGCAGTTCTACTTCCGCACGACGGACGTGACGGGCATCGTGACGCTTCCGGAAGGCACGGAAATGGTTATGCCTGGCGACAACGTCACCGTTGACGTCGAGCTGATCGTTCCGATCGCGATGGAAGAAAAGCTGCGCTTCGCGATCCGCGAAGGCGGCCGCACCGTCGGCGCCGGCATCGTCGCTTCGATCGTCGAGTAA
- a CDS encoding translation elongation factor 2 (EF-2/EF-G) — MAREYKIEDYRNFGIMAHIDAGKTTTTERILYYTGKSHKIGEVHDGAATMDWMEQEQERGITITSAATTTFWKGRDGKTRRFNIIDTPGHVDFTIEVERSLRVLDGAIALLDANAGVEPQTETVWRQAEKYNVPRMIFCNKMDKTGADFYRSVEMIKTRLGATAVVMQLPIGAENDFVGVVDLIEMNALVWRDESLGAQWDVVEIPADLKAKAEEYREKLIETVVEIDEEAMEAYLEGNLPDNDKIRELVRRGTIDVKFHPMFCGTAFKNKGVQPLLDAVVDYLPSPLDIPAIKGIDFKTEAEIERHADDSEPLSMLAFKIMNDPFVGSLTFARIYSGKLEKGVSVLNTVKDKRERVGRMLQMHSNSREDIEEAFAGDIVALAGLKETTTGDTLCDPLKPVILERMEFPEPVIQIAIEPKSKGDQEKMGLALNRLAAEDPSFRVKTDQESGQTIIAGMGELHLDIIVDRMRREFKVEANVGAPQVAYRETITRQTEEDYTHKKQTGGTGQFARVKLVFEPNPDGEDFVFESKIVGGAVPKEYIPGVQKGIESVLSSGPLAGFPMLGVKATLIDGAFHDVDSSVLAFEIASRACFREAAKKAGAQLLEPMMKVEVVTPEDYVGDVIGDLNSRRGQIQGQEQRGIAIVIQAHVPLANMFKYVDNLRSMSQGRAQYSMVFDHYAPVPSNVAQEIQAKYSGQK, encoded by the coding sequence ATGGCCCGCGAATATAAAATCGAAGACTACCGCAATTTCGGTATCATGGCGCATATCGACGCCGGTAAGACGACGACGACCGAGCGCATCCTGTACTACACCGGTAAGTCCCACAAGATCGGCGAAGTCCATGACGGCGCTGCTACCATGGACTGGATGGAGCAGGAACAGGAACGCGGCATCACGATCACGTCTGCTGCGACCACGACCTTCTGGAAGGGCCGTGACGGCAAGACCCGCCGCTTCAACATCATCGACACCCCCGGCCACGTTGACTTCACCATCGAAGTCGAGCGTTCGCTGCGCGTGCTCGACGGTGCGATTGCCCTTCTCGATGCCAACGCCGGCGTAGAGCCGCAGACGGAAACCGTCTGGCGTCAGGCTGAGAAGTACAACGTTCCGCGCATGATCTTCTGCAACAAGATGGACAAGACCGGCGCTGACTTCTACCGTTCGGTAGAAATGATCAAGACGCGTCTTGGTGCCACCGCTGTTGTCATGCAGCTCCCGATCGGCGCTGAAAACGACTTCGTCGGCGTTGTCGACCTCATCGAGATGAACGCTCTCGTATGGCGCGATGAATCGCTCGGCGCACAGTGGGATGTCGTTGAAATCCCGGCTGACCTGAAGGCTAAGGCTGAAGAATATCGCGAAAAGCTGATCGAGACGGTTGTCGAGATCGACGAAGAGGCGATGGAAGCCTATCTCGAAGGCAATCTGCCCGACAACGACAAGATCCGCGAACTCGTTCGTCGCGGCACGATCGACGTCAAGTTCCACCCGATGTTCTGCGGCACTGCCTTCAAGAACAAGGGCGTTCAGCCGCTTCTCGACGCCGTTGTCGACTACCTGCCGTCGCCGCTCGACATTCCGGCGATCAAGGGCATCGACTTCAAGACGGAAGCTGAAATCGAGCGTCACGCCGACGACAGCGAGCCGCTTTCCATGCTCGCGTTCAAGATCATGAACGACCCCTTCGTCGGTTCGCTCACCTTCGCACGCATCTATTCGGGCAAGCTCGAAAAGGGCGTCTCGGTTCTGAACACGGTCAAGGACAAGCGCGAGCGCGTCGGCCGCATGCTGCAGATGCACTCGAACAGCCGCGAAGACATCGAAGAGGCCTTTGCAGGCGACATCGTTGCTCTGGCTGGCCTGAAGGAAACGACGACGGGCGACACGCTCTGCGATCCGCTGAAGCCGGTTATCCTCGAGCGTATGGAATTCCCGGAGCCGGTTATTCAGATCGCGATCGAGCCGAAGTCCAAGGGCGACCAGGAAAAGATGGGCCTCGCGCTCAACCGCCTGGCTGCTGAAGACCCGTCCTTCCGCGTCAAGACCGACCAGGAATCCGGCCAGACGATCATCGCCGGCATGGGCGAACTTCACCTCGACATCATCGTCGACCGTATGCGTCGCGAGTTCAAGGTTGAAGCCAACGTCGGTGCTCCGCAGGTTGCCTACCGCGAAACCATCACGCGTCAGACCGAAGAAGACTACACGCACAAGAAGCAGACCGGTGGTACCGGCCAGTTCGCCCGCGTCAAGCTCGTCTTCGAACCGAACCCGGATGGCGAAGATTTCGTCTTCGAATCCAAGATCGTCGGCGGTGCTGTTCCGAAGGAATACATCCCTGGCGTTCAGAAGGGTATCGAAAGCGTTCTGTCTTCCGGTCCGCTCGCTGGCTTCCCGATGCTCGGCGTCAAGGCTACCCTCATCGACGGCGCCTTCCACGACGTTGACTCCTCGGTTCTGGCGTTCGAAATCGCTTCCCGCGCCTGCTTCCGCGAAGCCGCGAAGAAGGCCGGTGCTCAGCTGCTCGAGCCGATGATGAAGGTCGAAGTCGTCACGCCGGAAGACTATGTCGGCGACGTGATCGGCGACCTGAACTCCCGTCGTGGCCAGATCCAGGGCCAGGAACAGCGCGGCATCGCGATCGTCATCCAGGCACATGTGCCGCTGGCGAACATGTTCAAGTACGTCGACAACCTGCGCTCGATGTCTCAGGGCCGCGCTCAGTACTCGATGGTCTTCGATCACTACGCGCCGGTTCCGTCGAACGTCGCACAGGAAATCCAGGCAAAGTATTCCGGTCAGAAGTGA
- a CDS encoding SSU ribosomal protein S10P, translating to MNGQNIRIRLKAFDHRILDASTREIVSTAKRTGASVRGPVPLPTRIEKFTVNRSPHVDKKSREQFEMRTHKRLLDIVDPTPQTVDALMKLDLAAGVDVEIKL from the coding sequence ATGAACGGCCAGAATATCCGCATCCGCCTGAAGGCGTTTGATCACCGGATCCTCGATGCCTCCACGCGCGAGATCGTGTCGACCGCCAAGCGCACCGGCGCTTCGGTACGCGGTCCGGTTCCGCTGCCGACCCGCATCGAAAAGTTCACTGTCAACCGGTCGCCCCACGTTGACAAGAAGAGCCGCGAGCAGTTCGAGATGCGCACGCACAAGCGCCTCCTCGACATCGTGGACCCGACCCCCCAGACGGTTGACGCGCTGATGAAGCTCGATCTCGCCGCCGGTGTGGACGTAGAGATCAAGCTGTAA
- a CDS encoding Nucleoside-diphosphate-sugar epimerase, whose translation MSPALQTVFVTGATGLLGNNLVHLLLEQGVRVRGLARARSKALSQFGTLDGLEIVEGDMEDVAAFATALRGCDALFHTAAYFRDSYGGGKHWDALKRINVDGTEALLDAAYDAGIRRFVHTSSIAVVNGPRGALIDETMKRREDDADDYYRSKILSDQVVEAFFARHPDTFGVFVMPGWMHGPGDMGPTAAGQFTVDFLKQALPGVPPSTVSFVDARDVAHIILAALEKGRRGEHYLAAGRHMHMRDVMQAYEGVTGIRAPRRNIPAALLWTIAYLQEFNARLTGKPALLSVATVRTMRDEFERSRFNHEKTSRELGVGFRPVTETIRDEVDWIKARGLA comes from the coding sequence ATGTCGCCCGCACTTCAGACAGTTTTTGTCACCGGCGCGACCGGACTGCTCGGCAACAATCTCGTTCACCTGCTTCTTGAGCAGGGTGTCAGGGTGCGTGGCCTTGCCCGCGCGCGAAGCAAGGCGCTTTCACAGTTCGGGACCCTCGACGGACTTGAGATTGTCGAGGGCGATATGGAAGACGTGGCCGCATTCGCTACCGCGCTCAGAGGCTGCGACGCCCTCTTTCACACAGCCGCCTATTTTCGCGACAGCTATGGCGGCGGCAAGCATTGGGACGCCTTGAAACGCATCAATGTGGATGGCACCGAGGCACTGCTGGACGCCGCCTATGACGCTGGCATCCGGCGTTTCGTTCACACGAGTTCCATCGCGGTGGTCAACGGGCCGCGCGGTGCACTCATCGATGAAACGATGAAGCGGCGGGAAGACGACGCGGACGATTACTACCGCAGCAAGATCTTGTCCGATCAGGTCGTCGAGGCATTCTTCGCCCGGCATCCCGACACGTTCGGCGTCTTCGTCATGCCCGGATGGATGCATGGACCCGGCGACATGGGGCCGACGGCGGCGGGGCAGTTCACCGTCGACTTCCTAAAACAGGCGCTGCCCGGCGTTCCGCCGTCCACCGTGTCCTTCGTGGACGCCCGCGATGTCGCCCACATCATACTGGCGGCGTTGGAAAAGGGACGCCGCGGAGAGCATTATCTGGCCGCCGGTCGCCATATGCACATGCGTGACGTCATGCAGGCCTATGAGGGCGTCACCGGCATCAGGGCACCCCGGCGAAACATTCCGGCAGCGCTTCTGTGGACGATTGCCTACCTGCAGGAATTCAATGCGCGACTGACGGGCAAGCCCGCCCTTCTCAGCGTGGCGACGGTGCGGACCATGCGCGACGAATTTGAGCGTTCTCGTTTCAACCACGAGAAGACCTCAAGAGAACTGGGCGTCGGCTTCCGTCCCGTCACGGAGACGATCCGTGACGAAGTCGACTGGATAAAGGCACGCGGACTGGCTTAA
- a CDS encoding DNA-binding transcriptional regulator, LysR family — translation MLNWDDLRLLLAVSRRGSFLQAGEMLGVAASTLSRRITQFESAVGEPLLERGVDGVRLTPRGAALVETAKALELELGNDVRDPKGGLSGSVTISAGDGFVEIATEAAAEFLSRNPACTVDFLVENALVKVARGAADIAIRTLHLGEPSLIYRRLASLRFGLFASGVHMPVTGANPQDAPMIDLLPPLDQLPHLRAARAAGFSRTRLRVSSFSAQLNAVQAGVGCAVLPQTMGRGLVQPYGPLDLPALDIYLVTRPQALQQPQIRAFTDLLTSVFQAKLAETPED, via the coding sequence ATGCTCAACTGGGACGATCTCAGGCTGCTGCTGGCTGTGTCCCGGCGGGGAAGCTTTCTGCAGGCGGGCGAAATGCTGGGTGTCGCCGCCTCGACGCTGTCACGTCGCATCACACAGTTTGAAAGCGCTGTCGGCGAGCCGCTGCTCGAGCGCGGAGTCGACGGAGTCCGGCTGACGCCCCGCGGCGCGGCGCTGGTCGAAACGGCAAAGGCTCTCGAATTGGAGCTCGGCAACGATGTCAGAGACCCGAAGGGTGGGCTGTCTGGCTCCGTCACAATCTCGGCAGGTGATGGCTTCGTCGAGATCGCGACCGAGGCGGCCGCCGAGTTCCTTTCGCGCAATCCGGCCTGCACGGTGGATTTTCTGGTCGAGAACGCGCTGGTCAAGGTCGCCCGCGGGGCGGCCGATATTGCCATTCGCACATTGCATCTTGGCGAGCCTTCGCTGATCTACCGCCGCCTCGCATCATTGAGGTTCGGTCTTTTCGCGAGTGGGGTCCATATGCCGGTCACCGGCGCGAACCCGCAGGACGCGCCTATGATCGATCTGCTTCCGCCACTCGATCAGTTGCCGCATCTGCGGGCGGCACGCGCCGCCGGCTTTTCGAGGACTAGGCTTCGGGTCTCAAGCTTTTCGGCGCAGCTGAATGCGGTGCAGGCTGGTGTGGGGTGCGCGGTGCTGCCGCAAACCATGGGTAGGGGACTTGTCCAGCCCTACGGGCCTCTGGACCTGCCGGCATTGGACATCTATCTCGTCACCCGGCCGCAGGCCCTGCAGCAACCCCAGATCCGCGCCTTCACGGACCTGCTGACAAGCGTGTTTCAGGCGAAACTGGCCGAGACACCGGAAGACTGA
- a CDS encoding SSU ribosomal protein S7P, with translation MSRRHRAEKREINPDPKFGDLVVTKFMNAIMLDGKKSVAETIVYGAFDAVEGKSKQEPLTVFHQALDNIAPHVEVRSRRVGGATYQVPVDVRPERRQALAIRWLITAARKRNETTMVDRLCGELLDASNNRGSAVKKREDTHKMADANRAFSHYRW, from the coding sequence ATGTCCCGTCGCCACAGAGCAGAAAAGCGTGAGATCAACCCCGATCCGAAGTTCGGTGATCTCGTCGTTACGAAGTTCATGAATGCCATCATGCTTGACGGCAAGAAGTCTGTAGCCGAAACCATCGTTTATGGCGCCTTCGATGCCGTTGAGGGCAAGTCGAAGCAGGAGCCGTTGACGGTTTTCCATCAGGCACTCGACAACATCGCTCCGCACGTCGAAGTTCGTTCGCGTCGCGTCGGTGGTGCAACGTACCAGGTTCCGGTCGACGTTCGTCCGGAGCGCCGTCAGGCCCTCGCCATCCGTTGGCTGATCACTGCTGCCCGCAAGCGCAATGAAACGACGATGGTTGACCGCCTCTGCGGCGAACTTCTCGATGCCTCGAACAACCGTGGTTCGGCCGTCAAGAAGCGCGAAGACACCCACAAGATGGCTGACGCGAACCGCGCGTTCTCGCACTATCGCTGGTAA
- a CDS encoding SSU ribosomal protein S12P, with product MPTVNQLIRKPRQAQVKRNKVPALQQNPQKRGVCTRVYTTTPKKPNSALRKVAKIRLTNGFEVIGYIPGEGHNLQEHSVVMIRGGRVKDLPGVRYHIIRGVLDTQGVKNRKQRRSKYGAKRPK from the coding sequence ATGCCTACCGTAAACCAGCTGATCCGCAAGCCCCGTCAGGCACAGGTAAAGCGCAACAAGGTTCCCGCTCTTCAGCAGAACCCGCAGAAGCGCGGCGTTTGCACCCGCGTTTACACGACGACCCCGAAGAAGCCGAACTCGGCTCTGCGTAAGGTTGCCAAGATTCGCCTGACGAACGGCTTCGAAGTCATCGGCTACATCCCCGGTGAAGGCCACAACCTTCAGGAACACTCCGTCGTGATGATCCGCGGCGGCCGCGTAAAGGACTTGCCGGGTGTGCGTTACCACATCATCCGCGGCGTTCTCGATACGCAGGGTGTCAAGAACCGCAAGCAGCGCCGTTCGAAGTACGGTGCGAAGCGTCCGAAGTAA
- a CDS encoding DNA-directed RNA polymerase subunit beta' has protein sequence MNQEVMNLFNPQAPAQVFDSIRISIASPEKILSWSYGEIKKPETINYRTFKPERDGLFCARIFGPIKDYECLCGKYKRMKYKGIICEKCGVEVTLSRVRRERMGHIELAAPVAHIWFLKSLPSRIATLLDMTLKDIERVLYFENYIVTEPGLTSLKEHQLLSEEEYMIAVDEFGEDQFTAMIGAEAIYDLLASMDLEKIAGDLRSELAETTSDLKQKKLMKRLKIVENFMESGNRPEWMIMKVVPVIPPDLRPLVPLDGGRFATSDLNDLYRRVINRNNRLKRLIELRAPGIIIRNEKRMLQESVDALFDNGRRGRVITGANKRPLKSLSDMLKGKQGRFRQNLLGKRVDYSGRSVIVTGPELKLHQCGLPKKMALELFKPFIYARLDAKGYSSTVKQAKKLVEKEKPEVWDILDEVIREHPVLLNRAPTLHRLGIQAFEPILVEGKAIQLHPLVCTAFNADFDGDQMAVHVPLSLEAQLEARVLMMSTNNILHPANGAPIIVPSQDMVLGLYYLSIMNQNEPGEGMAFSDLGELHHALESKVVTLHAKIKGRFKTVDAEGKPVSKIYDTTPGRLIIGELLPKNVNVPFDICNQEMTKKNISKMIDTVYRHCGQKDTVIFCDRIMQLGFSHACRAGISFGKDDMVIPASKAKIVDETESLVKEYEQQYNDGLITQGEKYNKVVDAWGKATEKVAEEMMARIKAVEFDPKTNRQKPMNSIYMMSHSGARGSPNQMRQLGGMRGLMARPDGSIIETPIISNFKEGLTVNEYFNSTHGARKGLADTALKTANSGYLTRRLVDVAQDCIVTHVDCGTESGLTMTAIVDAGQVVASIGQRILGRTALDDIDNPITGENIVKAGTMILEADVIEIEKCGIQSVRIRSALTCEIQTGVCGVCYGRDLARGTPVNMGEAVGVIAAQSIGEPGTQLTMRTFHLGGTATVVDSSYLEASYEGTVQLKNRNLLRNSDGNLVAMGRNMAVTILDERGVERSSQRVAYGSKLLVDDGDKVKRGQRLAEWDAYTRPMLTEVEGTVEFEDVVDGISVLESADESTGITKRQVIDWRSTPRGIDLKPAIVIKDKNGAIAKLSRGGEARFLLSVDAILSVEPGSKVSQGDVLARIPMESAKTKDITGGLPRVAELFEARRPKDHAVIAEIDGTIRFGRDYKNKRRIIIEPSEDGVEPVEYLIPKGKPFHLQDGDYIEKGDYILDGNPAPHDILAIKGVEALASYLVNEIQEVYRLQGVVINDKHIEVIVRQMLQKVEITDAGDSTYIVGDNVDRIELENVNDALIEEGKKPAYGDPVLLGITKASLQTPSFISAASFQETTKVLTEAAVAGKTDGLQGLKENVIVGRLIPAGTGGTMTQIRRIATSRDELILEERKKGSGADEATPMLQKIAAETAPAGE, from the coding sequence ATGAACCAAGAGGTCATGAATCTTTTCAATCCGCAGGCGCCTGCGCAGGTGTTCGATTCCATCCGGATTTCGATCGCGTCGCCTGAAAAAATCCTGTCCTGGTCCTACGGCGAGATCAAGAAGCCGGAGACCATCAACTACCGCACGTTCAAGCCGGAACGCGACGGTCTCTTCTGCGCGCGCATCTTCGGGCCCATCAAGGACTACGAATGCCTGTGCGGCAAGTACAAGCGCATGAAGTACAAGGGCATCATCTGCGAAAAGTGCGGCGTTGAAGTCACGCTGTCGCGCGTTCGCCGTGAGCGCATGGGCCACATCGAGCTCGCCGCGCCCGTTGCCCATATCTGGTTCCTGAAGTCCCTGCCGAGCCGCATCGCCACGCTGCTCGACATGACGCTGAAGGATATCGAGCGCGTTCTCTACTTCGAAAACTACATCGTCACCGAACCGGGCCTCACCTCGCTGAAGGAGCACCAGCTCCTCTCCGAAGAAGAGTACATGATCGCTGTCGACGAGTTCGGCGAAGACCAGTTCACGGCCATGATCGGCGCTGAAGCCATCTATGACCTGCTGGCCTCGATGGACCTCGAGAAGATCGCCGGCGACCTGCGTTCGGAGCTTGCCGAGACCACCTCGGATCTCAAGCAGAAGAAGCTGATGAAGCGCCTGAAGATCGTCGAGAACTTCATGGAATCCGGCAACCGTCCGGAATGGATGATCATGAAGGTTGTCCCGGTCATCCCGCCGGACCTGCGCCCGCTGGTTCCGCTCGATGGCGGCCGTTTCGCGACGTCGGACCTCAACGATCTGTACCGCCGCGTCATCAACCGTAACAACCGTCTGAAGCGCCTGATCGAACTGCGCGCGCCGGGCATCATCATCCGCAACGAAAAGCGCATGCTGCAGGAATCTGTGGACGCGCTCTTCGACAACGGCCGCCGTGGCCGCGTCATCACCGGCGCCAACAAGCGTCCGCTGAAGTCGCTGTCCGACATGCTCAAGGGCAAGCAGGGCCGCTTCCGTCAGAACCTGCTCGGCAAGCGCGTCGACTATTCCGGCCGTTCGGTTATCGTGACGGGTCCGGAACTGAAGCTGCACCAGTGCGGCCTTCCGAAGAAGATGGCGCTCGAACTGTTCAAGCCGTTCATCTACGCCCGCCTCGACGCCAAGGGTTACTCCTCGACCGTCAAGCAGGCCAAGAAGCTGGTTGAAAAGGAAAAGCCGGAAGTCTGGGATATCCTCGACGAGGTCATCCGCGAGCATCCGGTCCTGTTGAACCGCGCACCGACGCTGCACCGCCTGGGCATCCAAGCCTTCGAACCGATCCTGGTCGAAGGCAAGGCCATCCAGCTGCACCCGCTCGTCTGCACGGCCTTCAACGCCGACTTCGACGGCGACCAGATGGCCGTTCACGTGCCGCTGTCGCTCGAAGCCCAGCTCGAAGCCCGCGTGCTGATGATGTCGACCAACAACATCCTGCACCCGGCAAACGGCGCGCCGATCATCGTTCCGTCGCAGGACATGGTTCTCGGCCTGTACTACTTGTCGATCATGAACCAGAACGAGCCGGGCGAAGGCATGGCCTTCTCCGACCTCGGCGAACTGCATCACGCCCTCGAAAGCAAGGTCGTCACGCTGCACGCCAAGATCAAGGGTCGTTTCAAGACGGTTGACGCCGAAGGCAAGCCGGTTTCGAAGATCTATGACACGACCCCCGGTCGTCTCATCATCGGCGAACTGCTGCCGAAGAATGTCAACGTGCCGTTCGACATCTGCAACCAGGAAATGACCAAGAAGAACATCTCCAAGATGATCGACACGGTCTACCGTCACTGCGGCCAGAAGGACACGGTCATCTTCTGCGACCGCATCATGCAGCTCGGCTTCTCGCATGCCTGCCGCGCCGGTATTTCCTTCGGCAAGGACGACATGGTGATCCCGGCCTCCAAGGCGAAGATCGTCGACGAGACCGAAAGCCTCGTGAAGGAATACGAGCAGCAGTACAATGACGGCCTGATCACCCAGGGCGAAAAGTACAACAAGGTCGTTGATGCCTGGGGCAAGGCGACCGAAAAGGTTGCGGAAGAAATGATGGCCCGCATTAAGGCCGTCGAATTCGACCCGAAGACGAACCGCCAGAAGCCGATGAACTCCATCTACATGATGAGCCACTCGGGTGCCCGCGGTTCACCGAACCAGATGCGTCAGCTCGGCGGCATGCGCGGCCTGATGGCGCGTCCGGATGGTTCGATCATCGAAACGCCGATCATCTCGAACTTCAAGGAAGGCCTGACCGTGAACGAGTACTTCAACTCGACTCACGGCGCCCGCAAGGGTCTCGCAGACACCGCCCTGAAGACGGCCAACTCCGGTTACCTGACGCGTCGTCTCGTTGACGTAGCCCAGGACTGCATCGTCACGCATGTCGATTGCGGCACCGAGAGCGGTCTGACCATGACGGCTATCGTTGACGCCGGTCAGGTCGTGGCCTCCATCGGTCAGCGTATCCTCGGTCGTACGGCGCTCGATGACATCGACAACCCGATCACTGGCGAGAACATCGTCAAGGCGGGCACGATGATCCTCGAAGCCGACGTCATCGAGATCGAAAAGTGCGGCATCCAGTCGGTTCGTATTCGCTCGGCTCTGACCTGCGAAATCCAGACCGGTGTTTGCGGCGTCTGCTACGGTCGCGACCTTGCACGCGGTACCCCTGTCAACATGGGCGAAGCCGTGGGCGTTATCGCTGCCCAGTCGATCGGTGAACCGGGCACCCAGCTCACCATGCGTACCTTCCACCTTGGCGGTACGGCAACGGTGGTCGACAGCTCGTATCTTGAAGCCTCGTACGAGGGTACGGTCCAGCTCAAGAACCGCAACCTGCTGCGCAACTCCGATGGCAACCTCGTTGCCATGGGCCGTAACATGGCGGTCACGATCCTTGACGAACGTGGTGTCGAACGCTCCTCGCAGCGCGTTGCCTATGGTTCGAAGCTGCTCGTGGACGATGGTGACAAGGTCAAGCGCGGTCAGCGTCTGGCTGAATGGGACGCCTATACCCGTCCGATGCTGACGGAAGTCGAAGGTACGGTCGAGTTCGAGGACGTCGTAGACGGTATCTCGGTTCTCGAAAGCGCCGACGAATCCACCGGCATCACCAAGCGTCAGGTTATCGACTGGCGTTCGACGCCGCGCGGTATCGACCTGAAGCCGGCCATCGTCATCAAGGACAAGAACGGCGCGATTGCAAAGCTGTCGCGTGGCGGTGAAGCACGCTTCCTCCTCTCGGTGGATGCGATCCTCTCCGTTGAGCCTGGTTCGAAGGTGAGCCAGGGTGACGTTCTCGCCCGTATCCCGATGGAAAGCGCCAAGACCAAGGACATCACCGGTGGTCTGCCGCGCGTTGCCGAACTGTTCGAAGCCCGTCGTCCGAAGGACCACGCCGTCATCGCCGAGATCGACGGTACGATCCGCTTCGGCCGCGACTACAAGAACAAGCGTCGCATCATCATCGAGCCGTCGGAAGACGGTGTCGAGCCGGTCGAATACCTGATCCCGAAGGGCAAGCCCTTCCATCTTCAGGATGGCGACTATATCGAAAAGGGTGACTACATCCTCGACGGTAACCCGGCACCGCATGACATCCTGGCGATCAAGGGCGTGGAAGCACTTGCTTCCTACCTCGTGAACGAAATCCAGGAAGTCTACCGTCTGCAGGGCGTGGTCATCAACGACAAGCACATCGAAGTGATTGTCCGTCAGATGCTCCAGAAGGTTGAAATCACCGACGCCGGTGACTCGACCTACATCGTCGGTGACAATGTTGACCGGATCGAACTCGAAAACGTCAACGACGCGCTCATCGAAGAAGGCAAGAAGCCTGCTTATGGCGATCCGGTTCTGCTCGGCATCACCAAGGCATCGCTGCAGACCCCGTCCTTCATCTCGGCTGCATCGTTCCAGGAAACGACGAAGGTGCTCACCGAAGCTGCTGTCGCCGGCAAGACCGACGGCCTGCAGGGCCTGAAGGAAAACGTCATCGTCGGCCGTCTCATCCCGGCCGGTACGGGCGGCACGATGACGCAGATCCGCCGCATCGCCACCTCGCGCGACGAGCTCATCCTCGAAGAGCGCAAGAAGGGTTCGGGCGCAGACGAAGCGACCCCGATGCTGCAGAAGATCGCAGCCGAAACGGCTCCGGCTGGCGAATAA